The segment GATCAAAAATCATAAGCAAGCTCCATCAAAGCTTCCTGCTGCATTCAAAAGAAGCAAAAAGTCAATTTCATTTCGCCCTTAATTCTGCTAAAACAAGCCCAAAACCAATCCTCAAACTTTATTTGCGTACCGCAGTTATATAAAACACACCATTGCATCGCGGCAGCTTTGCCCGTACCTTCGTTTTCTATGAGTACACCAGACAAACGCCTGTTTCTGCTAGACGCCATGGCGCTCATTTACCGCGCCCACTTCGCGTTCAGCAAGAACCCCAGAATCAACTCCAAAGGCATGAATACCGGGGCTGCCCTGGGTTTCACCAACACCTTGGTAGACCTGCTTAACCGCGAAAAGCCTACCCACATAGGAGTGTGCTACGATGCACCCTCCAAGACCTTCCGCCATGATTCCTTTGTGGAATACAAGGCCAACCGTCAGGCCATGCCCGAGGATATCTCTATCGCTATTCCGTACGTGAAGAAGATTGTAGAGGCGTTTGGCATACCCGGCATGATGATGGACGGGTTTGAGGCCGATGACATTATTGGCACGCTGTCTTGCAAAGCCGAAAAGGCCGGGTACGATGTCTTCATGATGACGCCCGACAAAGACTACTATCAACTGGTCACCGACCATGTGTTTGTCTACAAACCAGCGTTTCTGGGCAATGCCATTGAAATCATTGACAAACCCAAAGTGCTCGAGCGCTGGGAGATTGAGAACGTAAAGCAGGTCATTGACATTTTGGGCTTACAAGGCGATGCCGTGGACAACATTCCGGGAATACCTGGTATTGGGGAAAAGACCGCTAAAACGCTGATTCAACGCTTCGGCTCCGTAGAGAACCTGATTGCCAACGCCCATGAGCTCAAAGGCAAGCAGAAAGAGAACGTAGTGAACTTCGCCGAGCAGGGCCTCATGTCCAAAGAACTAGCGACCATTCACCTGGATGTACCCATTGACTTTGACGAGGAAGGCCTGCGCTATGATGGTCCGGACACGGAGAAACTGGCGGCCTTATTTGATGAACTAGAGTTCCGGCAGCTGGCTACCCGCGTGTTAGGCACTGCCTCGCCGGCGGTTCCGAAGCCCGTAAGCAACAAACCAACTGTGGGCAAAGGCTTCAAATCGGATAAGCCCATGGGGCAAACATCCCTATTTGAGATGCCGGCCGGTGAAACTGTAGCTCCTGAAGAAGGGGCAGATGCTACTGCTGCTGGCGATGACTACGCACCGCGCACCCGCAAAACCATAGACACCACGCTGCACGAATACCACCTGCTCACTACCCCTGAGCAACGGCAGCAACTGCTCAAATACCTGAAGCAACAGAAAGAGGTTTCCTTTGACACGGAGACCACCAGCATTGATGCCATCACCGCCCGTTTGGTAGGGATTTCGTTCTGCTATATGCCCGGTGAGGCTTACTACATTCCGGTTCCGCCCAAAGATGAAGATGCCGCCCGTGAAATTGTGCAGGAGTTCAAGGAAGTGCTGGAAAGCCCCGCTATCACCAAAACCGGGCAGAACATCAAGTATGACCTGGTAGTGCTGCAGCGCTACGGCATTGATGTGCAGGGACCGCTGTATGACACCATGCTGGCCCACTACCTCTTGGAGCCGGACATGCGCCACAACATGGATCTGCTAGCCGAGACGTACCTGCACTACACGCCCATTTCCATTGAGACGCTGCTGGGCAAAGGCAAAAACCAGCTTACCATGGACAAGCTTCCGGCGCTGCAGATCTACGAGTACGCCTGTGAAGACGCCGACATCACGCTTCAGCTTAAAAACTATTTTGATCCTCTTTTAGAGAAACAAGGCCTGAAACGCCTGTTCAATGATGTGGAAAACCCGCTCCTGCGCGTGTTGGGCCATATGGAACGCGAGGGTGTAAGCATTGACGCCGATGCTCTGGCCGAGTCATCCATTGTGCTGCAAACCAGCATTCAGGAAATGGAGCAGAAGATCTTCAACCTGGCGGGTATGGAATTCAACATCGGGTCTCCCAAACAGTTGGGTGAGGTGCTGTTTGACCGCATGGGTCTGGGCGGAAGCAAGATCAAGAAAACCAAAACGGGTCAGTACGCGACCGGCGAGGAGATTCTGTCTAAGCTGGCCTTTGAGCACGAAATTGTGCAGCTCATCCTGGATCATCGGCAGTTGACCAAACTGAAGAGCACGTACGTAGATGCGCTGCCAGCTTTGGTGTGCAATGAGGATAATCGTCTGCATACGTCGTACAACCAGGCCGTAGCCGCTACCGGTCGTCTGAGCTCCACCAATCCGAACCTGCAGAACATCCCTATTAGAACAGAGAAGGGCCGCGAGATACGGAAAGCGTTTGTGCCGAGAGACGAAAACCACGTGTTGCTCTCCGCTGACTACTCGCAGATTGAGCTGAGGATCATGGCGCACTTCAGCAATGACGCTACCATGAAAGAAGCTTTCCAAAAGGGGTTGGACATTCACGCTTCAACCGCGGCCAAGGTGTTCCACGTGCCCGTAGACCAGGTTGATTCTGACATGCGCCGCAAGGCCAAGACCATCAACTTTGGCATTATCTACGGTATCTCCGCCTTCGGTTTGGCAGAGCGTTTAGCTATTCCGCGCCGCGAGGCCGCCGAGATCATTGAAGCCTATTTCCAGGAGTTCCCGGCCGTGAAAGAGTACATGGACAGCGCCATCAACCAGGCCCGTGACCAGGAGTTTGTGGAGACCTTATTGGGTCGCCGCCGCTACTTGCGCGACATCAATTCCCGTAACCAGAACATCAGAGGCTACGCCGAGCGAAACGCCATCAACGCGCCTATTCAGGGAACCGCAGCCGATATCATCAAGATTGCCATGATCAACATTGACCAGTGGCTGCGTGAAGAGAAACTGGCCAGCCGCATGATTCTGCAGGTGCATGATGAATTGGTGTTTGACGTGCTAAAAGAAGAACTGCCCGTAGTACAGCCCAAGATTGAGGAACTCATGAAGAACGCCTTCCCGCTGAGTGTACCTATGGAAGTAGGCTTAGGCACGGGTGAAAACTGGTTGCAGGCACACTAAGCATTTTGCGGCTGATTTTCTGTAAATAGGCCTGAAATAAAATTCATATAAATAGAAAAGGGAGCTTACGGGCTCCCTTTTCTATTTATATGGTCAAGCTAATTTATTCAGCAGAAAATGTGATGGTTTCTGTTACTTTCACCTTGTTGATAGTAGCAGTGCTCACTATTTTAAAGGTGTTTTTATCAAGCTTATCTATGGTGTAAGTTGATTCTTCTTCGCCTTTTAATTGACCCATAATTGAAAGCGGAAAATCCCAGGTGATTTTTTCATCTTTAACATCATAAGAGCCGTCAAATTCAGAGGAACCGTTGCTTTCTGTGGTTAGGTAATACTCTCCTTCACCATCAAAGGAGGCAAAGATGTCTCCGCCGTAATCTTCTTCAATGGCATCGTAGTCTTCCTGGCCGGTAGCTGTCACAATGTGGCCTGTCACTTTCCATTCGTTTTTCTCTAATTGGCTAACATCAATTCTTGGAGTTACTTCACCGTCTTTGTCCTTGTCTTTGTCGCAGGAAGTGAAAACAAGAACGAAGGCTGCTAAAATGGTCAGTAAATAAGATTTTTTTAACATGATTGTAAATGAATAAAATGAAACAAAAGTAGTTTGAGGTTATAATTAGGTTTGATATTCACTCTTAATTATGCTTCGGGAATAAGCCTTTTATCTGCTTTAATTACTTAGGCAATGCCTTGTATTTTCATTCTTTGGCATTGTGCAGTTAGAAGGTTATTTCCGTTTTCTGTAGTTATGACCGAACCATTATAGATTACCCCTAAAGAAGATTCCGGGCAAAAGGCCACATACTACCCGAAGCCGGAATATGGGTGAGTGAAACCGGAACACTCAGGATGGAAATGGAATATTTTTTTTTGGCTTAATTTTTAAAAACCAGCACCAAAGAAGAAGAGGTTGAGTGAAAGAAGGCTCTGAGGAAAATGATTTTGTCTTCCAGAGGTAATAGGCTGGGGCAAGGGCACATAGAACAGGTGGTGCCTAGACCTGTAAACAGAAAGGCCTGCCCTACTACTTGGGAGTGTAGTAGGGCAGGCCTTTCATGAAAAGAGGCTTAAAACAGAAGAGAGCGAAACCGTCTCTTCTGTTTTAAGCCTCTTTCAGGATATGAGACTATGATAGTACTTACATGGTCTCCATGGTTACAGTGCCATTGATAGGGAAGCCCTGTACAGATTGTGAAAAATTAGCTGTAAGCGAAGTGCTGGTAAGTTCTGTTACTGTCAGTTCCAAGTCATCCTCTGGAAGTCCATATGCCTCTCCAATGCCCCGTAAAGTAAGGATATTCCCTTTTAATGTCCAGGAACCATTTCGCCGCTGCGGGTCAGATGAACGGCATTTGGTGGCGCCTTCATCTATAATGAGCTCTTCATCGTCTTCAAATTCAACAAAATTGTCGCGCTGGCAATCTTCCATATCAGCGTAGAAATCATAGTCGCCAATAGGAGTAGAGGCGTCCAAAGCAGTAATCTGCCAGCGCTTGTTCTTCAGCATATCTTCCTGAGAAGGATCATCATCGTCGCTGCTACAGCCATTGAAGACAAGGGCGCAGCAGAATAGGAGAAGTAGAAGAGGATAGTTTTTCATAAGAATCAAGTTCAGATTTTAAGATAGGGTGTATACGAATTTATCTAATGGATGACTTAAAAGGGAAAAAAATCATCAGGAATTGAAAAGCCAGATGATACACAAAAAGACCAGCCATTACAGCTGGTCTTTTTGGCCTGAAAAATGAGGTAAAATTACGGGAATAGAACTGCTCTGAACTGAGTCACATCAATGGTTGGAATGGTTGAGCCGTACTTAGCATTGATAGCCCGGATCATTTCGTTTGCAACGATGGCGTTTCCGCGGGGAGTTAGGTGCACCCCGTCAAGAGAGAACAGGTTGCCTGTTATAAACGCAGGAGAGTGGAAAACACCGTTCACAGTTAAACCAGATTGAATGTTGTTGAAAAATTCAAACACATCAAACAAAGCTAAGTCGTTGGCCTGCGCCTGGGCTCTTATGGTAGCATTATAGGCAGTAGTAGCAGCCTGCACATCGGCTTGCTCATCTGCATCTAAGATTAAAGCGCTGGGTAACGGGTTCTCTGCGCTTACCCCAAAGGCTTTGGTAGTATCTAGCTGATAATTCTGCAAGTATCTTCTGATTTCCTGGTTCATGGCAGCAGCGTCGTTCGGGAACTTCGCTCTTGCCTG is part of the Rufibacter tibetensis genome and harbors:
- a CDS encoding lipocalin family protein, whose amino-acid sequence is MKNYPLLLLLFCCALVFNGCSSDDDDPSQEDMLKNKRWQITALDASTPIGDYDFYADMEDCQRDNFVEFEDDEELIIDEGATKCRSSDPQRRNGSWTLKGNILTLRGIGEAYGLPEDDLELTVTELTSTSLTANFSQSVQGFPINGTVTMETM
- the polA gene encoding DNA polymerase I; this translates as MSTPDKRLFLLDAMALIYRAHFAFSKNPRINSKGMNTGAALGFTNTLVDLLNREKPTHIGVCYDAPSKTFRHDSFVEYKANRQAMPEDISIAIPYVKKIVEAFGIPGMMMDGFEADDIIGTLSCKAEKAGYDVFMMTPDKDYYQLVTDHVFVYKPAFLGNAIEIIDKPKVLERWEIENVKQVIDILGLQGDAVDNIPGIPGIGEKTAKTLIQRFGSVENLIANAHELKGKQKENVVNFAEQGLMSKELATIHLDVPIDFDEEGLRYDGPDTEKLAALFDELEFRQLATRVLGTASPAVPKPVSNKPTVGKGFKSDKPMGQTSLFEMPAGETVAPEEGADATAAGDDYAPRTRKTIDTTLHEYHLLTTPEQRQQLLKYLKQQKEVSFDTETTSIDAITARLVGISFCYMPGEAYYIPVPPKDEDAAREIVQEFKEVLESPAITKTGQNIKYDLVVLQRYGIDVQGPLYDTMLAHYLLEPDMRHNMDLLAETYLHYTPISIETLLGKGKNQLTMDKLPALQIYEYACEDADITLQLKNYFDPLLEKQGLKRLFNDVENPLLRVLGHMEREGVSIDADALAESSIVLQTSIQEMEQKIFNLAGMEFNIGSPKQLGEVLFDRMGLGGSKIKKTKTGQYATGEEILSKLAFEHEIVQLILDHRQLTKLKSTYVDALPALVCNEDNRLHTSYNQAVAATGRLSSTNPNLQNIPIRTEKGREIRKAFVPRDENHVLLSADYSQIELRIMAHFSNDATMKEAFQKGLDIHASTAAKVFHVPVDQVDSDMRRKAKTINFGIIYGISAFGLAERLAIPRREAAEIIEAYFQEFPAVKEYMDSAINQARDQEFVETLLGRRRYLRDINSRNQNIRGYAERNAINAPIQGTAADIIKIAMINIDQWLREEKLASRMILQVHDELVFDVLKEELPVVQPKIEELMKNAFPLSVPMEVGLGTGENWLQAH